The Nostoc sp. 'Lobaria pulmonaria (5183) cyanobiont' DNA window ACTAACTTGGTATTTAGACAATAAATTAGTTGAAGCTCAGGGAAATGTTGTTTATCGACAAATTGACCCACCATTAAATTTTGTGGGTGAAACAGCAGTTGGTAATCTGCAAACAGAAAATATTCTTGTCAAAGGTGGCAGTTCTAGCGGTAGGGTAGTAACGGAGATTATTCCTCAAGAAAAAGCCAATCGTCAGTAGTAAAGTTAGGGGGAGTGGGGGGATGAGGGAGTCTTTAAACTAGAGAAATGAGTCTTTGATACTCGTGAATGAGTATTTTAACTTCATTAATAAGTCTCTAAACTAAATGAATGAAATTCTAACCCTTCCTTATTCCCGACTCCCCACTCATAAATTTTGGGTTGGTCGAGTACTAGACTAGGATTTTAGTAATACAAGTCTTTTGATAGCCCATGAATGGATCAAACCGATTAGGTAAGGAATCCTTGCCAACATCCCAGCAAGTAGAACATTCCCACCATCACGATACAGACCACGAGCATACAGATCCTACTCATGGAACTGGAGAGTCAGCTCATCCTCATATCCATAGCGAAGAGTCTTTACGGCGAATTGTCAATCGATTATCGCGTATAGAAGGACATGTTCGAGGTATTAAGTCAATGGTGCAGCAAAGTAGCCCTTGTCCTGATGTTCTACTGCAAATTGCCGCAGTCCGGGGCGCATTGGATCGGGTAGCGCGAATTGTTTTGGATGAACATTTGACTGAGTGTATTGGTAGAGCCGCACAAGAGGGTAATATTGACGTTGAAATTAAACAGTTAAAGGCTGCTTTAGATCGATTTTTACCTTAAAAATTAGAAAAATAATGTAAAATGCATTTGCCAAATTGCTGATGCACTAGCAGCGATACATCAAAATTTAATAGTGCATTGTGATATTCACTCTAGCAACATCAGATTGCGAACTGGTAGACAACCTATTTTTATAAACTTTCTTTTGTTCACTTTTTCTAGGAGTGAAGGAGGTAAAAGCTTCTTTTATAAAATAATATGTTGTGCAATTACGATGGTTTTTAGCTAGACTATGATTCTAAAAAATTATCAATTTCATTATTCTTTAACTGGCAGTTTAGATAAACCACTAATTCTGTTTTTGCATGGCTTCATGGGTAACATTGATGAATTTAATGAAGCTATAAAATTACTAGTTAACGAATTTTCTTATTTAACACTTGATCTTCCAGGACACGGCAAAACTCAAGTTTTGGGTGAGGAGGAATACTATACAATAGCAAACACTGCTCATGCTTTAATCAACTTACTGGATGAGTTAAAAATTGCTAAATGCTTTTTAGTTGGTTATTCAATGGGTGGTAGATTGGCTTTATACCTAACCCTGCATTTTCCAGAACGTTTTCATAAAGTTGTGCTTGAGTCAGCTTCTCCAGGTTTACCAACAGCAGCAGAACAATTAGAACGGATTAAAATTGATACACAAATAGGTAGAAAATTAACAAAAATCTGGAAAAAAAGTGATTATACTGCTTTTCTATCAAATTGGTATAATCAACCGATTTTTGGTTATATAAAAAGTCACCCTGAATACGATCGCATGGTAGAAAGTCGGTTGCAAAATAATCCACAGGAATTAGATAAATCACTGCGCTTTATCGGTACTGGATGTCAACCTTCTTTATGGGAAAAGCTACAATGCAATACAACTCCCATGCTTTTACTAGTCGGTGAATACGATCAAAAATTTATATCTATTAATACAGAAATGGCTAAAATATGTGAATTTGCTCAGATAAAAATAATTAGTAATGCTGGACACAATATCCACTTTGAAAATACCTTGGCATTTGTGGATAATATCAAAAGTTTTTTGTCCGCAGCAAATTAAAAATTAAGATAACCTCACTACTTCTTTACTGCCTTACTAGAAGGAGTTGGGGATGGTGGCAAATTCGGGGCTGTTGGTTGTTTAGCTGCGGTCAATTCTTCTTGCAACATTTTTTGATAAACCTTAGGCAAAGAGTTACTAACAGAATTAGTTTCTATGCCATATCCCAAACTTGTCCAAGTGGGAGATAGTCGCCGCAAAACATCATTTAACTTTCCCTGACGCAACAGTTGCGAAATATCAGCTCCCCAAACATTAGAATCATTTAACCAACGGTAAACTACTACATCTTGATATTCTGCTTCAAAACTATAAGCAGTCCAAAACATCATCCGCATCGGCTTTGGGTGATAACGAGGGGCTAAACGATACCAAGTAATGTTGATAATTTGATATCTGCCAGCAGCGGTAGAACAATTACCTATGTTGGGGCCTGTAATAATTGTGACGCATATCTCAGGATGTCGGCTGAGGTCGTTGACTTGCTGTCCCCCATACAACAGCGAATAGGGACGGTTTCCACTAGCCTCACTTGCCGAGATAGTTCGCATTAAAGCGCGGATGTAGGGATCGCCCTGTTTCATGACCAAAGGCGGCTGTTTACTTTCAAAGATGGGATCGGAAGGCGATCGCAAGTCTCCAATATACCATTGCAATAAATACACAAAACCGAGAAGCGCGGCTATTGGGCCAATAAGTTTTTCAACACCTTTGAATTCAAAGCCTTTCAGAGTCTGACTCCTTCAAATTCACTCTTTTTACTAACAAAAATCATCGACGAACTGATTTCAGTAAAGTTCACACCTGATTGTTAGTTATTATTTCCGATTTGCTCATTTTTTTAGGAATTAGCAAAAAAGAGTATAAATACAGGAGTTTGTAAGTAACTGAGGTACAAAATGCAGGACTCACACATCAAATATAAAGAGTTTCTACCTCCTGCCTCAAAACCCGTAGCTTTGTACTTCATCCAAAAGAAAACTAATGTCAGTATAGCAAGCAAGATACTCACAAAAATCTTGTCTAAATATAAATTTAATTACTTTTGGTAGCATATAATCTCAGTAATAATTACTTCTTTGCTCAAATCGGGCGAGAAGTTGATACAACCTGATTGCAAAGGTTTTGATTTAAGTTAACACCAACGCACATCTGTAATCCCCTATAAAAGGTCTTTATTACGACCGATTGAGAACTGCGATCGGGGAGATTGGGTAATTAATCAGTCTGTTTATCTAGCTGCGCATCGACTTCGTATCTTAAAATACCAGGAATTTTCTGAAGACACTGTAGATAACAAATGTTACTCTGGTCTAGTTAAAAACCAAGAGGCAGATAGCCTTTAGCAATATTGAATCTGCTTTGTGTTTTTACACAATAGTCATAGTCATGGGCACAATATTCAAGTAGCTTGAAATATGAAAATCACTCGTATTCACCACCAGTTTGAAAAACTATGGTTAACCGTTTTACTTCCGTGAGTACTGCTCTCACACTTAAGGTAGTTGGAATAATCTGCATTTTGTCCTTTTTCGTTGACTTTTTGATTCTGTTGTTACCCTTTCAACCCACCGATCGCGTATGGCAAATCAATTTGGGAACAGCCCTCGTCGATCGAGGAATTGTTCCTCTAGTCGGTTTGGGGCTTCTGTTTGCTGCCTATTGGATTGAGAATGCTGATGCAGCAAGCGATCGCCCCCAAGGTATCGATTTAAGATTTCCCGCTGCGATCATCTCCAGTATTTTAGGGTTGATGTTCTTGCTGATTTTTCCCCTGCACCTAAATAACGTCAATCAAGCCAAGGCTCAAACACTCA harbors:
- the menH gene encoding 2-succinyl-6-hydroxy-2,4-cyclohexadiene-1-carboxylate synthase, translated to MILKNYQFHYSLTGSLDKPLILFLHGFMGNIDEFNEAIKLLVNEFSYLTLDLPGHGKTQVLGEEEYYTIANTAHALINLLDELKIAKCFLVGYSMGGRLALYLTLHFPERFHKVVLESASPGLPTAAEQLERIKIDTQIGRKLTKIWKKSDYTAFLSNWYNQPIFGYIKSHPEYDRMVESRLQNNPQELDKSLRFIGTGCQPSLWEKLQCNTTPMLLLVGEYDQKFISINTEMAKICEFAQIKIISNAGHNIHFENTLAFVDNIKSFLSAAN
- a CDS encoding glycoside hydrolase family 24 protein, which codes for MYLLQWYIGDLRSPSDPIFESKQPPLVMKQGDPYIRALMRTISASEASGNRPYSLLYGGQQVNDLSRHPEICVTIITGPNIGNCSTAAGRYQIINITWYRLAPRYHPKPMRMMFWTAYSFEAEYQDVVVYRWLNDSNVWGADISQLLRQGKLNDVLRRLSPTWTSLGYGIETNSVSNSLPKVYQKMLQEELTAAKQPTAPNLPPSPTPSSKAVKK
- a CDS encoding metal-sensing transcriptional repressor, with product MNGSNRLGKESLPTSQQVEHSHHHDTDHEHTDPTHGTGESAHPHIHSEESLRRIVNRLSRIEGHVRGIKSMVQQSSPCPDVLLQIAAVRGALDRVARIVLDEHLTECIGRAAQEGNIDVEIKQLKAALDRFLP